Below is a genomic region from Halobacterium sp. CBA1132.
GCGGCGCTGACACGGCTCGGTCTCTCGAACTACGAAGCCAAGGTGTTCGTCGCCCTCCAACGACTCGGCACCGGAACTACACAGGAGATCAGCGATATTTCGGAGGTGCCGCGCTCCCAAGTGTATGGCGCCGCGGACGACCTCGCCGAACGGGGCCTCGTGGAGGTCGTCACCGCTTCCCCGAAGGAGTACCGGCCGGTGAGTCTCGAGGCCGCCCGCCAGCAGTTGACCGACCGAATCGAGCGCGAGCGCGACCGAGCGTTCGAGAACCTCGAATCCCTCCGGGCCACGTCCCCGGACAGCGGGGGCAATCGTGCCGTCGCGACCGTCCGCGGGAGTCGGGCTATCGACGACCGCATTGCGGAGCTCATCGCGACGGCGTCGTCGGAGGTTGTCTTCGTCGCGCCGGAGCCGGCATCGCTCACTGACGACATCGAAGCGGCGCTCCGGGAACGCGGGGCCGCCGGCGTCGCGGCAACGGTCGTCACGGCCGTCGAGTCCGAGCGCGAGCGCTTCGCCGACAGTCCGGTCGTCGTGATGGTAATGGGCGAGGACAACCCCGCTGATTTCGCCGGGCGGGCGTTGATGGTCGACGAAGGGACGGTGTTGCTCTCGGTTGCGACCGACGACGCCGTCGGCGAGGAGGCCATGTGGACCGCCGAGAGCAGTATCGGCCGGATTCTCGCGGAGTTCATGGTGTCCGGTATCGACTCCGGCATGAACCGCGACGGTGGGCCATCCCCTCCGGATTCCAGTTAAACCGTCGCGAGGAACGCCCGGAGTTCCTCGGTTGCTCGCTCCCGCTCGTCCCAGAGGACGCAGTGACCGGCGCCGTCGATATGTACGATCTCTCCGTCGGGAAGGAGCGAGGCGGTCTCCCGTTCCCGCTCGCGCTCCGCCTCGTCTGCGTCGGCTTTCAGAATCAGCGTCGGCGCTTCGATATCGCCGTACGTCTCGGTGGGGTCGACGAACTCGGCCGCGGACACCCGGGCGAGTTCGGGACGCAGTCGGCGCCTGGCTTCGGCCACTCGGCGCGCGAGGTCGGGCTGTCCGCGCTCGGCGAGCTCCCGAAACATCGTGTCGGCTTCGAGGAGTTCCTCGACGCTCTGGGCTTGCCACTCCGCGATTTGCTCCTCGATGTTCCACCCGGGCCCCTCGTCTTCTTCTCCATCGTCGTCCCTGTCATGCATCCAGACGGGATCCTCAAGCACGACGGCACGGGGCCGCTCCGGTCGGCGGGCCGCGGCCTCCGCGACCGTGTCGGCGCCCATCGAGTGACCGAACAGGATGGGGATTTCGAGCGCGAGCGCGTCGAGCAACCCGTGCAGGTCCGCCGCGCGCTGGGGCGCACCGTACGCCCCGTCGGGCGCGTCGGAACGGCCGTGCCCGCGAGCGTCGTACAGCACGACGTCGAAGTCGTCCGCGAGTTCGCGGGCGAGGTCCAGCCGACAGTAGCCGTCGTCGGTGAAGCCGTGGGAGACGACGAACGGCGGGCCCGACCCACCACTGCGGCAGTAGTGTAATTCGATGCCGTTCGCCTCGACGAACCCCCGCTCCCACTCCTCCGGTGCTTTGGTACGTTGACTCATCTGGCTGAGTCCCTCGACCGGGGTGGAAAAATCATTCGGCGGTTCGGCCGTATATAGCCCACGTCTCGCTTGTACGTGGGAATGTAGCCCGCAACACGACCGGAGGAGTTTCTACTAGTAGGTTCAGTGAAAGTAGAACAGGGCTCGGCGGCGAGTGTGTCGCTCGTCTTCGAGCGCGTCATGTATCCGCGGTTCATCCTGGCGAAGCAGAGGACGGGTTCACAATAGATACATCGCTTAGACCCACGCGTCGAGTTCTTCCCGTCCGCCGAAACGCTCGGAATCGCCATAAGCGTCAACCATCGAAAGCAGACCGGACGCGACCTGATAGGCGGGCATCGTGTCGTCGTAGAGCAACACGACGCCCGCGTGCTCATCGGCGTCCAACCCGCCGAAGTCCTTCACGTCGCTCGTCACGATAATCAGATTCTGCTCCCGAGCGTACGGAAGTACATCCTGTTCGTCCTTCGCGCCCTGCCACAGCGCATCTCGAACGTGCTCGGTGTCGACGCCTTCCTTTTCGAGATAGTTTGCCGTCTTCGGATCGATGTTCTCGTCCAACAGAAAGCGCCACGCCGCCATTTCAGGCTGTGTCGGGGTCCACACCCTCGGGGCGGTCTATCGTCTCCCGGAAGTCAGCCATCGCGTCCTCCCGGGTGTGCTCTACGTCACGCATCTCCCGGGGGTGGTCGTGGTAGTAGGCGAGCGCGTGGTACACGTCCGCCACGTCGAGGTCGTAGCGGTCGGCGACCGTCTCGGGGTCAATGTCGCGCTCCTCGACGAGGGCGTACACCTGCCGGACGCTGACCCGCCGGTCCCGAACGTGGGGTTCGTCCATGAGGTCTTCGGAGATGCGGCGGGTGTCGCCCTCGGACATACGTGTTCGTTGCGTCCGAATCTGTAAAAGCGTGCCGCCGCTTTCGCACGGCGCAGGCTACGAGTGGAAACCTATGACTACTGTTATCGACACCACCTGTATCTAACGATTGGCTATCCGATTCTGTTAGTGACTGACGTTCAACAGGCTCACTTTGCCGGCATTCGACTCGGTACGTAATGGCTGCTTCATCCGAGCCGGCATCTGACCGATCACGGCGGATGACCAACTCGTTCCGCGTCGGAATTCAGATGTCTCGGATGCTGTATTCCGAGGAGCCAGTCAGTACCATTATTGGGGACGTTCCCATTACGACCAATACCCTCGAAGATTCCTATCCAGAGTGGCACCCTGCGCCATATCCGTTTGAAGCAATGCTCCGGTTATTTCTCTACCGCGAGCTCACTGGCAACAGCTACGACGATATCTCAGAATCGTCTGAACTCGCTGCTGAGATCGGTCTCGATAGCATGCCGGACCCGTCCGTACTCTCTCGGACTTGGCGCGACCGATTTGATGAGGCTGTCCGTGAGTTCGTCGAGACCGCAGCACACTATGCAGTCAAAGAAAACCACGACCGAGGCTACGACGACCCAGAAATCAGACCTAAAGAAGACATCATACAGGAAGAAGAATCGGAGCAGAACGAGACTGACGACGAGAAACACGAGGAGTTCACCGACGAACAGATTTTCCGAACAACACGGTTAGCTCGCGAGCATGGGTTCGGGGCATTCGACTCGGGGCGCGCTCAGAACTCGTCCTACGATGATACGCAGTTCTTTGAACTCCAGACCTACATGGGGATGGTCGGGTGTGGAACGGCACAGGGCGCTGCTCGCTTCCAGCTCCAGCGTGGAGTCGAGTACGGCCCCCACGGCGACACCCATCTACGCACCGTCAAGCAATTCGATAGAGATGCCCTCATCGAAGGTTTTGACAGGGCAACAGAGCGATTGCTCTCCCAAATCGAATCAGAGGCGACGTTTCGACGGCCCGTGACAGTTGCTATTGACATCACGACGATTCCCTACCACGGGGATGTAGAGGGAATGCCGATGGTGAGCGGGACGAAAGAAAAACATGAGCGAGCATTCAAATTCGCGACACTGTCGATTGTGGGTCGCAATGTCCCAATCATATTGGCTATCGAGCCTGTTCGGGAAAGTTCGAGTTGGGATGAGAATCCATCAAACAAGGTTCACCGAGTCGTTCGTCGATTAATCCAGCGAGCCCAGGAGCATGTACCAATCGAGATGGTCCTCTGCGACCGCGAGTTCGATTCGATACAGACGTTTCAGACACTCTCGAACCTCGGAGTAGAGTATCTGATTCCGAAGCGGATTTCGAACCAGGAACGTGATGCGATCGATCAGATGGAGGAAGACGGGGTAAATGTCGCAGTTCAGCCGGGAACAATGCATACTGATAGTGGGTCTCATTCGATGCGGTTCCTGTACGTTCCATCGAATAGCGGTGACGGGACAGCAGTCTTCGCGACGAATCGAGTCGTGAAGCCAGCTGAGACAGAGATATTTTGTGATCGGTATCGTCAGCGATGGCAGATCGAGAATGAGTACAAGAGCATCAAGAACGATTTTCTGGCGAAGACGTCCTCAAGGGACTACCGTGTCCGATTGTTCTACTTCGTGTTCGCAGCGTTGCTCTACAATATTTGGCGGATAACGGATGTTCTGTTGAAGGCTGGTGTGGATGGGGAGATGGAGTACGCACCAGAGATTCCGGCGGGGATGGTCGTGGAGATGGTGAGTGCTGCGTTAGTTCCCGTCGATTAGCGTGTAGAGATTGCACACTGGGCCCGCAAATCAGGAGTGGTAACACTACCAGAATGAGGGGAAATGACGGGACTTTCTGTCGGTCAAGTGTGATTTCGAGACTCGAATAGTAGACCGCTCGATTTTGCCCCCCTAAGCGAGGCTAAATTCCTCACAATACGACGGGAAATAAGGCATCCTCCGAAAGTGCGGATTTCGCCGGGGTCGCCTATTTACTATCTCGACATGCAGTTTATCACCGGTCGTCGTTCGGCGAGACGTAACGGTGAAACGCCGGCGCTGCCAACGTCTCCGTAATGGATTGCACCAAGTGCGACCGCGAGGCCGTGATGCACGCGGCGTACTCCGGCGCGCACCTCTGCGACCGCCACCTCTTCGAGAGCGTCGAACGCCGGGTGCGGCGCCGCATCCGCGATGACGACATGCTCCCCGACGACGCCACGCCCGAGAACCCCGAGACGTGGGTCATCGGGCTCTCCGGCGGGAAGGACAGCGTCGTCCTCACGGACATTCTCGAAGAGACGTTCGCCGAGGACCCCCGCGTGGAGTTGGTTGCGCTCACCATCCACGAGGGCATCGAGGGCTACCGCGACGAGAGCCTCGCCGCCTGCGAGGAGATCACGACCGACCGTGACATCCGCCACGAAGTCGTCGCGTACGCCGACGAGTTCGACCTGGAGATGGACGACGTCGCTGAGGACGACCCGCTGGACATGGCACCCTGCGCGTACTGCGGGGTGTTCCGCCGGGACATCCTCGCGCGGTACGCCGAAGAGCACGGCGCGGACAAACTCCTCACCGGGCACAACCTCGACGACGAGGCGGAGACCGCGCTCATGAACATCTTCGAGGGGAACGTCGAACAGGTCGCCAAGCACTTCGACGCCAGCCTCGGGCCGTTCGACGAACGCACACCCAAGGAGGACATGATTCCGCGCGCGAAGCCGCTGCGGGACGTCCCCGAGAAGGAGGTCGCGCTGTACGCCCAACTACGGGACCTGCCAGTCCACATGGCGGAGTGTCCGCACGCCAGCGAAGCGTTCCGCGGCGAGATTCAGGACCTCCTGTTGAAGTTAGAGGAGAATCATCCGGGGACGCGCCACTCCATCATGGCCGGCTACGAGGAATTGGCGGGACTGGCCGCCGATCAGTACAGCGACGAAGACGCTGATGTCGGGGAATGCGAGGAGTGCGGGGCGCCGACGACGCGCGACCGCTGTCGGAAGTGCGCGCTCGTCGAAGCCGTCGACGCGGTCTGAGGGCGTGCGACACCTGTTGCTTCCCGGTCGCTGACCGCGAAAAAACTGGGCGGTTACCGGATGACGTCGAGGCCGTTGTTCTGCTCGACCTCTTCTTTGCCGCCGTCGGAGTGCGCGCCGAACTCGTTGCTCGTGCCGCTGTCGTCGACAGCGCGCTGCTTGGAGTCCGTGGACTCGACGTCCTGCAGTTCCTGACGGGACTTGTCCGCCTGCTTCTGTGTGCTCGGCCCGAGCACCTGCGCGGACTGCACGCCGGTCATGATGGCCATGACACGGACTTTGCCCTTGTAATTCTCCTGAATGCGGGCGCCCCAGATGACGTTCGCGCTCGCGTCCAGCCGCTCGGTGATGTTGTCCGCGATGCCTTCGGCCTCTTTCAGCGTGAGGTCGGGGCCACCCGTGATGTGGACGAGGCCACCGCTCGCGCCGCGGTAGTCGACGTCCAGTAGCGGGTGGTTCATCGCGTCCTTGACCACTTCGTTGGTCTTGTTCTTGTCCTGGGTCTCGCCGACGAGCATCACCGCAACGCCGCCCTGATTCATGATGGCGGTCATGTCGGCGTAGTCGAGGTTGATGAGGCTGGGCTGGGTAATCGTCTCCGAGATGCCCTTGACGGTCTCCGCGATGATCTGGTCCATCACGGAGAACGCCTTCCCGATCGGGAGGTTCGGGACGTAGTCGAGCAGCCGGTTGTTGTCGAGGACGATGATGGAGTCTGCCTCCTCACGGAGCTTCTCCAGTCCTTCCTCGGCCTTGACGGTGCGGGCGCGCTCGACGTTGAACGGCGTCGACACCATGCCGACGACGATTGCGCCCTGTTCTTTAGCGATCTTGGAGACGACGGGCGCGGCGCCTGTGCCGGTGCCGCCGCCCATGCCGGCGGTCACGAACACGAGGTCCGCGTCACCGAGTACTTCCTTGATCGTGCCCTGCGCCATCTCGGTGGCGCGCTCGCCCATCGAGGGGTCGCCACCGGCGCCGAGGCCGTTCGTCAGGGACTTCCCGACGAGAATCTTCGTGTCGGCCTCGATCATCTTCAGGTGCTGTTTGTCCGTGTTGATGGCCACGGTGTCGGCGCCTTCGACGCCGATGTTGTACAGGCGATTGACGGTGTTGTTGCCCGCGCCGCCCGCGCCCACGATGACGATGCGCGGGTCGCCGAACTCGTCGCCGTCGCTGTCGGCGTCCATCTCGCGCTGTTCGGCTTCGGCGTTGTCGAGGGCGTCCTGAACGATGTCCTGCATCGTTACACCTTCGCCCAGCTGTTCGTGCTGGTCTGTTCAGTTTGTTCGTCTATCATCTCACGGACCGCGGACCGAATCGCCTCGCTGCGATTCGGGAACTTGCCTCGTTCGACCATCTGTTCGACCTCGTCGATCTGCTGTTTCGGAATGCGGAGTGTCACACGCTCCATATTTGGTATCCCCGTTGTGGTAAGACGGCCTTCAGCCGCGAGTGTGTCTTACAGAATCGTTTTGCAGGTCATAATCCCGCGCTGTCGTGCGATTCTGTGTAAGACAACCGTCTTACGTACAACTACCCACAGCGTCTCAACGTATATAATTAACGGCGGATGTAAACAAGTGTCTTACCGGTCGAGCGCGTCCGCCGACGCCGTCCGCCGCCCGCAGTGCGGACAGAACGACCAGTCCGCTCGCACTTCGTCGCCGCACTCGCAGAACACGCGGCGAGTCGCCTTCTCCCCGCAGTTCGGACAGAACACGTGGTCGTCTGACAGCGACTCGCCGCACTGCGCACAGCTCTGCTCGCTGCCGCGGTCGGCCGCACGACCACGGTCCTCCGCCCCTCTCCGCTCACGCTGCGGCGTGCGCTGGTCGCCGCGTCGTGGCTCCGCGCGCAGCCCCTCGGCGGCGTCGACCGTAATTCGGACGTTTACGTCGCGCTCGCGCCCTCGCGGGCCGAGTCGCCGCTCGACGAGTTCGTCGACGCGCTCTGCGACGACGTCGTCGATGCTGTCGTCCACATCGGACTCGCCGTCGAGGTACGCCCGCAGCGCCGCGCGCATGACCTCGCTCTTCGACTCGTCGAGGTCGTCGACGGTCTCGACGAGGTCGTCGTCCGCGCGGAAGGTTATCTTCGACATGCCCGTTCGACAACCACTACCACCTCCGGGGACTTCAAGCCATCCCACGCGTCTGACGCCCGTCGTCCGTTTCCGAATGGTAACCCTTAAATCCGAACCACGGCGTACGAAAGAGTGTATCCGCCCTTAGCTCAGACTGGTAGAGCAGTCGACTGTAGATCGACTTGCCCCCCGTTCAAATCGGGGAGGGCGGACTTTCTTCGAACATCCGACCGAGCCGATTTGAGCAGGTCAGTCGCAGTCCCGGACCGGCGTGAAGCGCCGCACGCCCGGAACGTCTGACCGAGTTCAAATCGGGGAGGGCGGACTGGTTTTCGAGTTGATTCGTGGCCGACAGCGCACAGTGTCGTCTTCGCTCGGCTACCGTCGGCAGAACTCGTTCACTCGCCTCGCTAGCCGCTCGCGTTCGCCGTCGCGTTGCGGGCGCGGAGGCCCGTGTGGATGACCGGCGTCGTGAGGAAGACGGCCGCGACACCGAGGAGGGAGGGAACGAGGATGTCTCCGACGGGTGCGAGGAGGGCTGTCAGGGCGAACGTGGCGACGAAGACGGCCCAGCCGCCACAGATGACACACGCTTCGTGTCGCATACCGCACTCACTTCACAGAAAACACATAAGTATCGAGTCGTGTTCTCACGCGCTGCAGTTCCGCTCGCGGACAGGGGCGGGGAACTCCACGTCCCGTACGCCGGCAGTGAATTCGTCCACGAACACATCGGAATTTTCGGTCGCTGTCCCGAAAATATTTCCCGAGCGACGCGGAAACACCGGACGTGACACACTTAGTCGCGGACGATTCCCGGGGGTCGCTCGCGGCGGTGCTGCCGGACGACGTGGTGACCGTCGACGCCGCGGCAGTCCGCGACGCCGTCGCTCGCGACGGGGCGGACGTCGTCGTCGTGGACACGGTCTCGGTCGCGGACCCTGCTGCCGTCGTCGATGCGATTCGCTCGGCAACTGACGCGGCCGTCGTCGCCGTCGGGACGACGGGACTCGACGCCGATGTCGAGTGTGCGTCGGTCAGCGAGGCGTCCGTTCGCGCCGCCGTCGAGCGCGCCCGCCACATCGCCGCCTACCGCGATTCGGTGTCGGCGCTCTACGAGGCGTGCCGTGAGCGCGCGCTCGGTCGACCCGACGAAGCAGTCCGCGAGCGCCGCCGGAACGCCGACGAGCAGTTCGACTCGCTGCCCGACGACCGCGCCGCGTTTGCGGCCGCGCTCCGCTCGGAGGGCGAGGATGGTTGAGGCGTTCGCCGTCGCGTCCGGGAAGGGCGGCACCGGGAAGACGACGAGCACGCTCGCGCTCGGGATGGCGCTCGCCGAAGAGTACGACGTGACGGTCGTCGACGCCGACACCGGGATGGCGAACCTGCTGTTCCACGCGGGGCTTGCGGACGTGGACGTGACGCTGCACGACCTCCTGCTCGCGGACAGCGACGCCACGGTCGAGGACGCCGTCTACGAGCGCTACGGGATGCGCGTCGTCCCCTGCGGCACGGGACTGGGCGCCTTCCGCGAGGCGGACCCGACGCGCCTCCGCGACGTCGTCGCGGACCTCGCCGCGGACACGGACGTTCTCCTGTTGGACTCGCCGGCGACGCTCGCCAGCAGGAGCGCTGTCCTCCCCGTGGTACTGGCCGACCGCGCGGTGCTCGTCGTCCAGCCGACGATTCCCGCTATCTCGGACGCGCTCAAAGTGCAGGAGTACGCGACGTCGTACGGCACGGGCGTCGCCGGCACGCTCTACAACAAGGTCCGGGACCCCGAAGCCGTCGAGCGCGTCGCAGCGAAGTCAGGGAAGTACTTCGAGGGCGAGTCTCTCGGCACCGTCCCCGAGGACGACGCGGTCCGTGCGGCGCGCCGTGCCGGCGAACCGCTGCTCGCGCACGCGCCGGACAGCGACGCCGCGGCCGCGTACCGACGCGCTGCCGCCGAAATCGACGTTCGGGACGCCGACGCCGAGTCGGTCGCCGACCGGTTCCGGAGCGCGGTCGTCCCCGAGCAACCATGACGGAACTGACGTTCGCTCGCGTCGTCGACGACGCCGCGGCCGCGCTGTCGCTGGCGCTGGACCGCGAACTCACCGGCCACGCGGTGTTCACGCCACAGGAAGCACTGCTGCTCGATGGGGACGGCGAGGGCGTCGTCGCGTTTACCGACGGCGTTCCGACGCACGTCCACCACACCGCGACCGGTTCCGGCGGGTCGGCAGCGCTCGCGGACCTCGCGACGACCGGCCCGCTGCGCGTGGAGTGCTACGTCGGCGACGACGGAGACGCCCCCCGAACGGACGAGTACGCGGTCGCACCCGGAACGCCCGCCGAACGACTCGCTGGCGACGACACGCTCGCACAGCGAACGCGGGACGCCGCCCGTGAGTCGGGTATCGCGGAGGCCGAAGACGCGGGCGACCTCGACGCTGTGGAGGCGTTCCTCGCGGACGAGCAGAAGGTCGAGGCGATTCGCGACCGCGCTCGCGAGGAGGCCCGCGAGCGCGCTGAGGAGTGGGGATTCGACGACCTCGACGCCTGATTACTGCGGTCGGACGACGTGCCCCAACCGCGTGGTTTCCTCGGGCGTCGTGACGCGAACTTCGAACGCGACAGCGACGACTACCGTCTCGTCGGCGCGCTCCTGTACCACGACGCCGCCGTGGACTTCGCACGCGCCGAACGACCCGCGCTGGCCGTCCGGGCAGTCGACTTGCCGCGCAAGTGCTCCATCGTAAGTCACGTTTACGACGACACCGTCGCCGAGTCGCGACCGTTCGACCGCACGGAGGCGCGGCGCGAGCGCTGCTTCGACTCGTTCGACTGCGCGCTCCCTGTCGCTCCACGTGGCCCCCGTCGCCGTTTCCGCCGCGTCGTCAGCGATGCGGTCCAGCACTCGGGTGACGCGTTCGCCGTGGTCCTCGTCGGCGTCGGCGACCGCCGGCGCGTACCCGAACTGGAGGTAGGCTGCCGCGACCGGGACGAGCGCGAGCGCGGCGACCGCTGCCGCCACGAGCACGAGTTGGCCGCGCTCGCTCACGCGTACCACACCCACACTGTCACCGGGCCGCTCTCAGTCGGGACGCGAGCGACGCCGACCGTCGCGCTCGACGGCCGGACGTGTCCGACGGCGCCGTGGGGCGTCCGCACCCGGAACAGCAGATTGTCCGTGAGGATGCGGTCGACGCGCCGTTCGAGCGCGGCGCGCTCCCGCGCGAACGCCGCCTCCGACGCCGCGACCTCCGCGAGCCGCGTCGCGTCGCCGTGCTGGGGCGGTTCGTTCGCCAGCACGGTCGCCGCGTCCTGCGCGTACGCGTCGAGTTGCGCCTGCTCGCCGACGCCGCCCGCGGGCGTCCCGAACGCGAACGCGCTCGCGACGGCGACGACGAACAGCACGCCGACGCCCGCCTCGACGACGGACAGCGAGAGTTGGGCGCGCTCGCGTTCCGCCTCACGCATCGACGGTCACCCCGAGGACGGCTTTCGTGGTCGTCTCGACGCGGTATGCGACGGTGACACTTCCCGGCGGGAGTTCTCCGTCGGCGGCGAACGCCAGCGTCACCGTGTCGTACCGCGAGAGCGTGACGTCGTACGCGCCGTCCAAGCCAGCGTCGTCGTGGAGGACGACGCGGTCGTTCGCGCGAACGGTCGTTACGTTCGCTGCGCCGGTGTCGAAGGTCAGGGTGGCGTCGCCGGTCCGTCGCGGCAGCGTGACTGCCGCCTCGTCGTCGAGTACCGGCGACAGTTCGCGCCGACTCGCGTCCGCGACGAGGACGACGCGACGCATCGTCGCGCCGCCCGCCGGCGTGCCCCGCTCGACGAGCGTCTCACCGTCGAGCGTGACCCGAACGCCCGCGCCCTCCGGTAGTCCATCGTCGAGAGTCGCGCTCGCGTTTTCGACGGCGGCCTGCGAGAGTACGTTCGCGCGCAGCGTCAGCGGCCCGTCCGCGGCGACGAGGTGGTCGGCGGTGCTGGCGGCGAGTCGAGTGTCCACCGGCTGGGTGTTCGCGCCCGCGAACGCGCTCCCCGCGAGACCGACGACCGCGGCGACGCTCGCGACGACGAGGAGGAGCGCTATCGCGACCGCCGGAAGGTTCGCTTGCGCGCGGGTCACGCTGTCGCCTCCGCGAGTTCGACGACGAGGCCGCCGTCGGGGTGTGCTCGCACGCGAACGAGCGCGTCGCTGTCGGTCCAGTTCCCGCGAACGTCTCGCACGCGGCCCGGGAGCACGAGCGCCGTCTCGCCGCCCACGTCGGCGTGCCCGTGGACGAGCGCGAGGCGAGTGCCGTTCGCGGTGATGCGGTAGCCGCGGTCGCGAATCGTCGCGGGGAGGCTGATGCGGCGCTCCGCGACGACTTCGTCCGCGGCGGCTCTCGGGTCCGTGTTCGGGACGGCGGCTTCGACGTTCGCGGCCGCGTGCTGGAGCGTGCGCTCGCCCACCTCGTCGGCCGCCGCAGTGCGCGCGTTCGGGACGACGCCGCCGTACAGCGTCGTCGTCAGGAGCGCGACGAACAGCACGACGATGCCGGCTTCCAGCGCCTTTCCGACCGCGGGCGCGGCAGCGCGGCTCCTCGCTCGGCTCACGTTACGGACACCTCCGTCTCGTGGACCACCACGTAGGCGGTCCGCGAACTCGGGAAGTCGGCTATCACGCTCGGCGTGCCGTCGCCGTCGACGTCGCGCTGGCTGACGGTGGCGTTCCAGCGCTCGAACTGCGAGCGCAACGCCGCCGTGTGGGTCGTCTCGACGGCAACCCGGTAGCCGCCGCGGCCGAGATTCTGTCGCTCGTGGGTGACGTTCGACCGCAGCGTGTACGTCACACCGCCGCTGGCCGCCCGCATCACGTCGCCGCGCAGGGCGGGCACGCTCACGACGAGCACGTCCGGGTCCACAGTCACGGACACGGGCGAGCGCGTCCGCGACCAGCCATCGCCGTGCGCGAGTACGGCTCCAGCGAGGTAGGTCGCACCGCGATTGTCCGCGGTGAACCGGAGCGCGTTCGCGTCGACGGTCGCGACGACGCCGCCGCTGTCGAGGACGCGCACCTCGCGGTCCAGCGTTTCCAGCGTCCCGCTCGTGAACGAGACGCTGCCGCGTCGAACGCCCGTGGTTTCGACCGGCTGGAGTGCGTCGTCGAGTTCGTCCGCCACGCGCTGGGCGTCGCTGGCGGCGGCGTGCTGGTCGACGACGGTGCCGACGCTCGCAGTCACGAGGCCGAGCGCGACGACGGTTACGCCCAGCAGGATGGCGACGCCGACGACGTTCGACTGACCGCGCTCGTTCGCGCTCACAGCAGCCCCACCCCCGCGAAGACGACGTACGCGAAGGTGACGAGCAGCCCCGAGTGCAACAGCGCGTCGTAGCGGCCGCGGCTCGCGGCGCCCGCGAACCACCCGCAGGACAGCATCGTCGCCTGCGTCACGAGGTAGAACCGGTAGCGGTCGCGTTCGAGGTTCACCGCGTCCGGGTCGATGGCGAGGCCGCCCGCGCTAGCGGCGTTCGACACCGACGACAACTGCGCG
It encodes:
- a CDS encoding P-loop NTPase yields the protein MVEAFAVASGKGGTGKTTSTLALGMALAEEYDVTVVDADTGMANLLFHAGLADVDVTLHDLLLADSDATVEDAVYERYGMRVVPCGTGLGAFREADPTRLRDVVADLAADTDVLLLDSPATLASRSAVLPVVLADRAVLVVQPTIPAISDALKVQEYATSYGTGVAGTLYNKVRDPEAVERVAAKSGKYFEGESLGTVPEDDAVRAARRAGEPLLAHAPDSDAAAAYRRAAAEIDVRDADAESVADRFRSAVVPEQP
- a CDS encoding archaellin/type IV pilin N-terminal domain-containing protein, giving the protein MSANERGQSNVVGVAILLGVTVVALGLVTASVGTVVDQHAAASDAQRVADELDDALQPVETTGVRRGSVSFTSGTLETLDREVRVLDSGGVVATVDANALRFTADNRGATYLAGAVLAHGDGWSRTRSPVSVTVDPDVLVVSVPALRGDVMRAASGGVTYTLRSNVTHERQNLGRGGYRVAVETTHTAALRSQFERWNATVSQRDVDGDGTPSVIADFPSSRTAYVVVHETEVSVT